The Salipiger sp. H15 genome includes a window with the following:
- a CDS encoding amino acid ABC transporter substrate-binding protein, with product MLRSIATASVLAAAITAGLAGAAAAQEAQTLRVGMSGGYFPFTFVKQDVLQGFEVDVMNAVGEVTGLDVEFETMSFSGLVGALDAGRIDTIANQITITPEREAKFAFTQPYVYDGAQVVVRKGNEEITGVEDLRGRTVAVNLGSNFEQLLRELPFADEIEIKTYESNIAQDTALGRVDAFVMDRVSSAQLIQESPLPLALAGKPFSEIHNALPFRKDEAGTALRDEVDAALTTLRQNGTLAEISQKWFGTDITSPE from the coding sequence ATGCTCAGATCCATCGCCACCGCCTCAGTCCTTGCCGCCGCGATCACCGCCGGGCTCGCCGGTGCCGCCGCCGCGCAGGAGGCCCAGACCCTGCGGGTGGGCATGTCGGGCGGCTATTTCCCCTTCACCTTCGTCAAGCAGGACGTGCTGCAGGGCTTCGAGGTCGACGTGATGAACGCCGTCGGCGAGGTGACCGGCCTCGACGTGGAGTTCGAGACCATGTCCTTCTCGGGTCTCGTCGGCGCGCTCGACGCGGGCCGCATCGACACGATCGCCAACCAGATCACCATCACCCCCGAGCGCGAGGCCAAGTTCGCCTTCACCCAGCCCTACGTCTACGACGGCGCGCAGGTGGTGGTGCGCAAGGGCAATGAAGAGATCACCGGCGTCGAGGACCTGCGCGGGCGCACCGTGGCGGTGAACCTCGGCTCGAACTTCGAGCAGCTGCTGCGTGAGCTGCCCTTCGCCGACGAGATCGAGATCAAGACCTACGAGTCGAACATCGCGCAGGACACCGCGCTCGGGCGCGTCGATGCCTTCGTGATGGACCGCGTCTCCTCGGCGCAGCTGATCCAGGAAAGCCCGCTGCCGCTGGCGCTGGCCGGCAAGCCCTTCTCGGAGATCCACAACGCGCTGCCCTTCCGCAAGGACGAGGCCGGGACCGCGCTGCGCGACGAGGTGGACGCGGCGCTGACCACGCTGCGCCAGAACGGCACGCTGGCCGAGATCTCGCAGAAGTGGTTCGGCACCGACATCACCAGCCCGGAGTGA
- a CDS encoding LysR family transcriptional regulator, with the protein MHELPQTRDLAAFVAVIEAGGFAEAGRHFGVAPSTLSRTVTRLEAQLGVTLLRRSTRAIELTLEGRDLLAAAQDIVTRTEALADLAAQGRAPRGPLRVNAPAGFVLHVIAPQLAEFHARFPEVEVTLDMTDRLVDLIDSHADVAIRFGRLADSEVLQRPLGRTPWRLVAAPAYLDREGWPDRPEALARLRQVRFTAPSHINALHFEGLSGPVEVPASVYAENGEAVRGLILGGMGIARLSEFMVAEDIAAGRLVSLFPDRLLAESLEITALYLTRTSGLRRLAVFLDWLSENLSRSGAWTA; encoded by the coding sequence ATGCACGAATTACCGCAGACCCGGGATCTTGCGGCCTTTGTCGCGGTGATCGAGGCCGGGGGTTTCGCCGAGGCCGGCAGGCACTTTGGCGTGGCGCCCTCGACGCTGAGTCGGACGGTCACCCGGCTCGAGGCGCAACTGGGCGTGACATTGCTGCGCCGGAGCACCCGTGCGATCGAACTCACCCTTGAGGGGCGCGACCTGCTCGCGGCGGCGCAGGACATCGTCACCCGGACCGAGGCGCTCGCCGATCTCGCGGCGCAGGGCCGTGCGCCGCGCGGCCCCCTGCGGGTGAACGCGCCGGCGGGCTTCGTCCTGCACGTCATCGCCCCGCAACTGGCCGAGTTCCACGCGCGCTTTCCCGAGGTCGAGGTCACGCTCGACATGACCGATCGCCTCGTCGACCTGATCGACAGCCATGCGGATGTGGCGATCCGCTTCGGCCGACTGGCCGACAGCGAGGTGCTGCAGCGGCCGCTGGGACGGACGCCGTGGCGGCTGGTGGCGGCTCCCGCCTATCTTGACCGCGAAGGCTGGCCCGACCGCCCCGAGGCGCTTGCGCGACTGCGGCAGGTCCGCTTCACCGCGCCGTCGCACATCAACGCCCTGCATTTCGAGGGGCTCTCCGGGCCAGTCGAGGTGCCCGCCTCGGTCTACGCCGAGAACGGCGAGGCGGTGCGCGGCCTCATCCTCGGCGGCATGGGGATCGCGCGCCTGTCGGAGTTCATGGTGGCCGAGGATATCGCCGCGGGGCGGCTGGTGTCGCTGTTCCCCGATCGCCTGCTGGCGGAGTCGCTGGAAATCACCGCGCTCTATCTCACCCGGACCTCGGGACTGCGGCGGCTCGCGGTCTTTCTCGACTGGCTGTCGGAAAACCTGTCCCGCAGCGGCGCCTGGACCGCCTGA
- a CDS encoding MFS transporter, whose translation MPLALWALTISAFAVGTTEFVIVGLIPTIAADLGVSLPSAGLLVSLYALGVTIGAPVLTALAGRMPRKTLLLSLLALFIAGNAFAAFAPGYDSLIAARFLTGLAHGVFFAIASTIATDLVDREKESSAIALVFLGLTVALVTGVPLGTWIGQSFGWQSTFLGVVVLGVIGLIASALLVPGTLRRRAAPGLSAQVRVLTSPRLLLVYLITAIGYGGNFIAFTYLAPMLSEVTGLGAGAVSLVILLYGASVAVGNIVGGKLADRMGAVRALTLIFIGLSAVLLAFGLTLSSPVAAIAVIAVWGGFAFANVPPLQVYTVQIAREVAPDAVDVASGLNIGAFNLGIALGAWAGGLVVEGSGLAAAPFLGAAVVAVGVLLTRLSGRLDRAASPLPAE comes from the coding sequence ATGCCCTTAGCTCTCTGGGCGCTGACGATCAGCGCCTTCGCCGTCGGCACGACCGAGTTCGTGATCGTCGGCCTCATCCCGACCATCGCCGCGGACCTCGGCGTGTCCCTGCCCTCGGCGGGCCTGCTGGTCAGCCTCTACGCGCTTGGCGTGACCATCGGCGCGCCGGTGCTGACCGCGCTTGCCGGGCGCATGCCGCGCAAGACCCTGCTGCTGTCGCTGCTGGCGCTGTTCATTGCCGGCAATGCCTTCGCCGCCTTTGCGCCCGGCTATGACAGCCTGATCGCCGCGCGCTTCCTGACCGGTCTTGCGCATGGCGTCTTCTTCGCCATCGCCTCGACCATCGCCACCGATCTGGTGGATCGCGAGAAGGAAAGCTCGGCCATCGCGCTGGTCTTCCTCGGCCTGACCGTCGCGCTGGTCACCGGCGTGCCGCTCGGCACGTGGATCGGCCAGAGCTTCGGCTGGCAGTCCACCTTCCTCGGCGTGGTCGTGCTGGGCGTGATCGGGCTGATCGCCTCGGCGCTGCTGGTGCCCGGCACCCTGCGCCGGCGCGCCGCACCGGGGCTGAGCGCGCAGGTCAGGGTGCTGACATCGCCGCGGCTGCTGCTGGTCTACCTGATCACCGCGATCGGCTACGGCGGCAATTTCATCGCCTTCACCTACCTTGCCCCGATGCTGAGCGAGGTGACCGGGCTCGGCGCGGGCGCGGTGAGCCTCGTCATCCTGCTCTACGGCGCCTCCGTCGCGGTCGGCAACATCGTCGGCGGCAAGCTGGCGGACCGGATGGGCGCGGTGCGCGCGCTGACGCTGATCTTCATCGGGCTGTCGGCGGTGCTGCTGGCGTTTGGCCTGACGCTCTCGTCGCCGGTCGCCGCCATCGCGGTGATCGCGGTCTGGGGCGGCTTCGCCTTTGCCAACGTGCCGCCGCTGCAGGTCTATACCGTGCAGATCGCCCGCGAGGTCGCGCCGGACGCGGTCGATGTGGCCTCGGGGCTCAACATCGGCGCCTTCAACCTCGGCATCGCGCTTGGCGCGTGGGCCGGCGGGCTCGTCGTCGAGGGCAGCGGGCTTGCCGCGGCGCCCTTCCTCGGTGCGGCCGTCGTCGCGGTCGGCGTGCTGCTGACCCGGCTCTCCGGTCGTCTCGACCGGGCCGCTTCCCCCCTTCCCGCAGAGTGA
- a CDS encoding FadR/GntR family transcriptional regulator gives MSEFELPETLGADGAAARPVKASEALDTLGRRIVAGEYEIGGTLPVEASLMDDLGVSRTTLREAIRTLVALGLVEVRPRIGTRVLPRKLWNLLNRDVLRWMMPPGGFNVELMSSIDEAREIFEPAAAGFAAERACRSAITAIRVAYDKMEAAAESGDVVAAIRADREFHLAILASTGNPVLEAFDTAIDAVLGQLFRVAIETHMENFRNNLINHRNVLDAIERKDAAAARQAMLDTIWFTRRHLERHNLTKTFS, from the coding sequence GTGAGCGAATTCGAACTGCCTGAAACCCTGGGAGCCGACGGCGCCGCCGCGCGCCCCGTGAAGGCGTCCGAGGCTCTTGACACGCTGGGCCGGCGCATCGTCGCCGGCGAGTACGAGATCGGGGGCACCCTGCCGGTCGAGGCCAGCCTGATGGATGACCTCGGGGTCAGCCGCACCACCCTGCGCGAGGCGATCCGCACGCTGGTCGCGCTCGGGCTGGTCGAGGTGCGGCCGCGCATCGGCACGCGGGTGCTGCCGCGCAAGCTCTGGAACCTGCTGAACCGCGACGTGCTGCGATGGATGATGCCGCCGGGCGGCTTCAACGTCGAACTGATGAGCTCGATCGACGAGGCCCGCGAAATATTTGAACCCGCCGCCGCCGGCTTCGCCGCCGAGCGCGCCTGCCGCAGCGCCATCACCGCGATCCGGGTCGCCTATGACAAGATGGAGGCCGCCGCCGAGTCCGGTGACGTCGTCGCCGCCATCCGCGCCGACCGGGAGTTCCACCTCGCCATTCTCGCCTCGACCGGCAACCCGGTGCTCGAGGCCTTCGACACGGCCATCGACGCCGTGCTCGGCCAGCTCTTCCGGGTTGCCATCGAGACCCACATGGAGAATTTCCGCAACAACCTGATCAACCACCGCAACGTGCTTGACGCCATCGAGCGCAAGGACGCGGCGGCCGCCCGACAGGCGATGCTCGACACCATCTGGTTCACGCGTCGCCACCTGGAAAGGCACAACCTCACCAAGACATTCAGCTAA
- a CDS encoding tripartite tricarboxylate transporter substrate binding protein: MLKKMTFASIALLAAAGTAMAEYPEKPITMIVPWNAGGGTDAVARMLAKGLEAELGTNVAVVNRSGGAGVVGHNAMVTAPTDGYTIGFATAEMVTYYWTGNAEFTNEDFTPIGLVNFDSGAFHVSASSDWETVGDAVEAIKAEPAGTFKMSGTAVGAAYHLAFAGFLQQQGVDPLKVTMVPSQGAAPGFQELAAGGVQIIPSSLPEGKTMMDAGRSKVLAVFADERNPAFPDVPTAAEQTGTPYSGGTWRGVVGPKDMDPEAAAKLEAAVKTVFDSEEFQSFMAQQGFGARYLNAAEFSDFLGETQKSVGEVMNAIGLAQRGS; encoded by the coding sequence ATGCTGAAGAAGATGACGTTCGCGAGCATTGCCCTGCTCGCGGCGGCCGGCACCGCCATGGCCGAATACCCCGAAAAGCCGATCACCATGATCGTGCCGTGGAACGCCGGCGGCGGCACCGATGCCGTCGCGCGGATGCTGGCCAAGGGGCTGGAAGCCGAGCTCGGCACCAATGTCGCGGTGGTCAACCGCTCGGGCGGCGCCGGCGTCGTCGGCCACAACGCCATGGTGACCGCGCCGACCGACGGCTACACCATCGGCTTCGCCACCGCCGAGATGGTGACCTACTACTGGACCGGCAACGCCGAGTTCACCAACGAGGACTTCACCCCGATCGGGCTGGTGAACTTCGACAGCGGCGCCTTCCACGTCTCCGCAAGCAGCGATTGGGAGACCGTCGGTGACGCCGTCGAGGCGATCAAGGCCGAGCCCGCGGGCACCTTCAAGATGTCCGGCACCGCCGTCGGCGCAGCCTACCACCTTGCCTTCGCGGGCTTCCTGCAGCAGCAGGGCGTCGATCCGCTGAAGGTCACCATGGTGCCGTCGCAGGGCGCCGCACCGGGCTTCCAGGAACTGGCCGCCGGCGGCGTGCAGATCATCCCGTCGTCGCTGCCCGAGGGCAAGACCATGATGGATGCCGGCCGCTCCAAGGTGCTGGCCGTCTTCGCCGACGAGCGCAACCCGGCCTTCCCCGACGTGCCCACCGCCGCCGAGCAGACCGGCACGCCCTACTCGGGCGGCACCTGGCGCGGCGTCGTCGGCCCCAAGGACATGGATCCCGAGGCCGCCGCCAAGCTCGAGGCCGCGGTGAAGACCGTCTTCGACAGCGAGGAGTTCCAGTCCTTCATGGCGCAGCAGGGCTTCGGCGCCCGCTACCTGAACGCCGCCGAGTTCTCTGACTTCCTCGGCGAGACGCAGAAGAGCGTCGGCGAGGTCATGAACGCCATCGGCCTCGCGCAGCGCGGCAGCTGA
- a CDS encoding tripartite tricarboxylate transporter TctB family protein, producing MRLPDIWTGLGFAVLGIFVVLQAQGFPEPAGAASPRLFPRIIGCGFVLFGLLIAGRSLAARMQGAEVRLLPPVEDWMRSPKRLARIVFVPLSVVLYGLLAPMLGSLPVSVVLVFVTALLWDERPIAAAVVAVAVCLVVTLFFIEVMRVPLPTGPFPGSLF from the coding sequence ATGCGGCTTCCGGATATCTGGACCGGGCTCGGCTTTGCGGTGCTGGGGATCTTCGTGGTCCTGCAGGCGCAAGGCTTCCCCGAACCTGCGGGGGCCGCATCTCCGCGGCTCTTCCCGCGCATCATCGGCTGCGGCTTCGTGCTCTTCGGCCTGCTGATCGCGGGGCGCAGCCTCGCGGCGCGGATGCAGGGCGCGGAGGTGCGGCTCCTGCCGCCCGTCGAGGACTGGATGCGCAGCCCCAAGCGGCTGGCGCGGATCGTCTTCGTGCCCCTCTCGGTCGTGCTCTACGGCCTGCTGGCCCCCATGCTCGGCTCGCTGCCGGTCTCGGTGGTGCTGGTCTTCGTCACCGCGCTGCTCTGGGACGAGCGCCCGATCGCGGCCGCCGTCGTGGCCGTCGCCGTCTGTCTCGTCGTCACGCTCTTCTTCATCGAGGTGATGCGCGTGCCCCTGCCAACCGGGCCCTTCCCCGGCTCCCTGTTCTGA
- a CDS encoding tripartite tricarboxylate transporter permease has product MDVLISAFHMVFSLDVLGVILLGSAFGLFVGATPGLSATMAVALLVPVTFFLSPVAAIGAIVSCSAMSIFAGDIPGALLRIPGTPASAAYMRDLDALNRMGRLDLALGTSMMVAVIGGLIGTAVLVLAAPQLAEVALLFSTYEYFWLALLGLSCATLVAGRDRLKGTMSLLLGLFLTMIGLDVTTGLPRYTFGLIDLQAGVSLIAVMIGAFAVAEILRSAQHPLITPQKPAKAGLSILRGQGRNLWTHKGAVTRGSLIGTLIGALPGAGADIAAWIAYAISQKFSKRADNYGKGEPEAIAGAASANNAALSGSYVPALVFGIPGDSITAIVVGVLVLKGIQPGPMVFVTSPDLVNAIYIVFVLANLLIIPLGLLAIIGGRQLLGVRMGKLYPSILLLCILGTFATNNALFDLWTLAAVGVLVWVMEANDYPAAPLVLGLVLGRVVEENFMSSMIKADGNLLAFFERPIAGVLGVITLLVWLAPPAVSLLRRLSGRGKPDRSSLAN; this is encoded by the coding sequence ATGGATGTCCTGATTTCAGCCTTTCACATGGTCTTCAGCCTCGACGTGCTGGGGGTGATCCTGCTCGGCTCGGCCTTCGGCCTCTTCGTCGGCGCGACCCCGGGCCTCAGCGCGACCATGGCGGTGGCGCTGCTGGTGCCGGTGACCTTCTTCCTCTCGCCGGTGGCGGCCATCGGCGCCATCGTCTCCTGCTCGGCGATGTCGATCTTTGCCGGTGACATCCCGGGCGCGCTGCTGCGCATCCCCGGCACCCCGGCCTCGGCCGCCTACATGCGCGATCTCGACGCGCTGAACCGCATGGGCCGGCTCGACCTCGCGCTCGGCACCTCGATGATGGTGGCGGTGATCGGCGGGCTGATCGGCACGGCGGTGCTGGTGCTGGCCGCACCGCAGCTGGCCGAGGTGGCGCTGCTCTTCTCGACCTACGAGTATTTCTGGCTGGCGCTGCTCGGCCTTTCCTGCGCCACGCTGGTGGCCGGGCGCGACCGGCTCAAGGGCACGATGTCGCTGCTGCTGGGCCTGTTCCTCACGATGATCGGCCTCGACGTGACCACCGGCCTGCCGCGCTACACCTTCGGGCTGATCGACCTGCAGGCGGGCGTTTCGCTGATCGCGGTGATGATCGGCGCCTTCGCGGTGGCCGAGATCCTGCGTTCGGCGCAGCACCCGCTCATCACCCCGCAGAAGCCGGCCAAGGCCGGGCTGTCGATCCTGCGCGGCCAGGGCCGCAACCTCTGGACCCACAAGGGCGCGGTGACCCGCGGCAGCCTGATCGGCACGCTCATCGGCGCGCTGCCCGGCGCCGGAGCGGACATTGCCGCCTGGATCGCCTACGCGATCAGCCAGAAGTTCTCGAAGCGCGCGGACAACTACGGCAAGGGCGAGCCCGAGGCCATCGCCGGGGCCGCCTCGGCCAACAACGCGGCGCTCTCGGGCAGCTACGTGCCGGCGCTGGTCTTCGGCATCCCCGGCGACTCGATCACCGCGATCGTGGTCGGCGTGCTGGTGCTCAAGGGCATCCAGCCGGGGCCGATGGTCTTTGTCACCTCACCCGACCTCGTCAACGCGATCTACATCGTCTTCGTGCTGGCGAACCTGCTGATCATCCCGCTCGGCCTGCTGGCCATCATCGGCGGGCGGCAGCTGCTCGGCGTGCGGATGGGCAAGCTCTATCCCTCGATCCTGCTGCTCTGCATCCTCGGCACCTTCGCCACCAACAACGCGCTCTTCGATCTCTGGACGCTCGCCGCCGTCGGCGTGCTGGTCTGGGTGATGGAGGCGAACGACTATCCCGCCGCGCCGCTGGTGCTGGGCCTCGTGCTCGGCCGGGTCGTGGAGGAGAACTTCATGTCCAGCATGATCAAGGCGGATGGCAACCTGCTCGCCTTCTTCGAACGCCCCATCGCCGGGGTGCTGGGCGTGATCACGCTGCTGGTCTGGCTCGCGCCGCCGGCGGTGTCCCTGCTGCGCCGCCTCTCCGGGCGCGGCAAACCCGACCGAAGCTCTCTCGCTAACTAA
- a CDS encoding 2,4'-dihydroxyacetophenone dioxygenase family protein: protein MYASMKGSTHPLAVPEIAEMAIPEDERVWVPQAPDVWFRPLLLNTMAGQWCNLLRVRKSGVLSKHLHPAPVTGYVIKGRWHYLEHDWIAETGSFVFEPPGEIHTLTVPEDCEEMITFFNIQGCMYYVDEDNKHVGFEDVFTKIDMCRKHYEEVGLGASYLDQFIR from the coding sequence ATGTATGCTTCTATGAAAGGATCGACCCATCCGCTCGCCGTTCCCGAGATTGCCGAAATGGCAATCCCCGAGGACGAACGGGTCTGGGTCCCGCAGGCGCCGGACGTGTGGTTCCGCCCGCTCCTGCTCAACACCATGGCCGGGCAGTGGTGCAACCTGCTGCGGGTGCGCAAGTCCGGCGTGCTCAGCAAGCATTTGCACCCCGCCCCGGTCACCGGCTACGTGATCAAGGGCCGCTGGCACTACCTCGAGCATGACTGGATCGCCGAGACCGGCTCCTTCGTCTTCGAGCCGCCGGGAGAGATCCACACCCTGACCGTGCCCGAGGATTGCGAGGAGATGATCACCTTCTTCAACATCCAGGGCTGCATGTACTACGTCGACGAGGACAACAAGCACGTCGGCTTCGAGGACGTGTTCACCAAGATCGACATGTGCCGCAAGCACTACGAGGAAGTCGGGCTCGGCGCGAGCTACCTCGACCAGTTCATCAGATGA
- a CDS encoding SDR family oxidoreductase produces MERSDISALSGGWAAPFLEGRSVLVTGGTSGIGFGIALGFARAGARVTATGLTEAEAAAATAKAEELGLGEALRFDVLDVRDGAAVTEVIGGQSDLYTLVNCAGLIRRGAELEPAVFEQVVDVNLNGSMRCAHAAHDALARTGGSVINTASMLSFFGGGLVPGYSASKGGIAQLTKSLAIAWAKDGIRVNAIAPGWIRTPLTADLQGDAARESGILGRTPMGRWGEPGDLAGPAMFLATPLAGFMTGTVIPIDGGYAIA; encoded by the coding sequence ATGGAAAGAAGCGACATCTCCGCCCTCAGCGGCGGTTGGGCCGCGCCTTTCCTCGAAGGCCGCTCGGTCCTCGTGACCGGCGGCACCTCGGGGATCGGGTTCGGCATCGCGCTTGGCTTCGCCCGGGCCGGGGCGCGGGTCACCGCGACGGGGCTCACCGAAGCCGAGGCCGCGGCGGCGACCGCGAAGGCGGAAGAGCTCGGGCTCGGCGAGGCCCTGCGCTTCGACGTGCTCGACGTGCGTGACGGCGCGGCGGTGACCGAGGTCATCGGCGGGCAGAGCGATCTCTACACGCTGGTCAACTGCGCCGGGCTGATCCGCCGCGGCGCCGAGCTGGAGCCCGCGGTCTTCGAGCAGGTCGTCGACGTCAACCTCAACGGCTCGATGCGCTGCGCCCATGCCGCGCATGACGCGCTGGCGCGCACCGGCGGCAGCGTGATCAACACCGCCTCGATGCTGTCGTTCTTCGGCGGCGGGCTGGTGCCGGGCTACTCGGCCTCGAAGGGCGGGATCGCCCAGCTGACCAAGTCGCTGGCCATCGCCTGGGCCAAGGACGGCATCCGGGTGAACGCCATCGCGCCGGGCTGGATCCGCACCCCGCTGACCGCCGACCTGCAGGGCGACGCGGCGCGCGAAAGCGGCATCCTCGGGCGCACCCCGATGGGCCGCTGGGGCGAGCCCGGCGATCTGGCGGGGCCCGCCATGTTCCTCGCCACGCCGCTCGCGGGGTTCATGACCGGGACGGTGATCCCGATCGACGGCGGCTACGCGATCGCCTGA
- a CDS encoding alcohol dehydrogenase catalytic domain-containing protein has product MKALVYEGPRSVAVRDVPLPATGGVRLRLHYCGVCGTDIGIYAGSHPRAQAPLILGHEFVGEVIEDHAGFEAGQRVTAFPLLSCGTCHPCRTGSPHVCASLRLLGIDCDGGMAEEMTVAPELLVPVPDHVSDELAALIEPVAVCLRVADRAGVTMGDTCVVTGAGPIGLITALMLRQAGAGRILVSDIAPGRLRLAGELGFETVDASRDSLAEAVAAATGGDGADVLVECSGAVPAALEMTRLVRTGGTICLASLFKAPTPVALLDMSFKELKLVGSRVYTREEFRRATELVAQLEAPLLNLITRIVPLSAAGDVFDLVTDPDAGMVKVLVDCRA; this is encoded by the coding sequence ATGAAAGCGTTGGTCTACGAGGGCCCGCGGAGCGTCGCCGTGCGCGACGTGCCCTTGCCCGCCACCGGGGGCGTCCGGCTGCGGCTGCACTATTGCGGCGTCTGCGGCACCGACATCGGCATCTACGCGGGCAGCCACCCGCGCGCGCAGGCGCCGCTGATCCTCGGCCACGAGTTCGTCGGCGAGGTGATCGAGGATCATGCCGGGTTCGAGGCAGGCCAGCGCGTCACCGCCTTCCCCCTGCTCTCCTGCGGGACCTGCCATCCCTGCCGCACCGGCAGCCCGCATGTCTGTGCCAGCCTGCGCCTGCTGGGCATCGACTGCGACGGCGGCATGGCCGAGGAGATGACCGTCGCGCCCGAGCTGCTGGTGCCGGTGCCGGACCACGTGTCGGACGAGCTGGCCGCGCTGATCGAGCCGGTCGCCGTGTGCCTGCGCGTCGCCGACCGCGCCGGCGTGACGATGGGCGACACCTGCGTCGTCACCGGCGCGGGGCCGATCGGGCTCATCACCGCGCTGATGCTGCGCCAAGCCGGGGCCGGGCGGATCCTCGTCTCGGACATCGCGCCGGGTCGGCTGCGGCTGGCCGGGGAGCTGGGGTTCGAGACCGTGGACGCCAGCCGCGACAGCCTTGCCGAGGCGGTGGCCGCGGCCACCGGCGGCGACGGGGCGGACGTGCTGGTGGAATGCTCCGGCGCCGTGCCCGCGGCGCTCGAGATGACGCGGCTGGTGCGCACCGGCGGCACGATCTGCCTTGCCTCGCTCTTCAAGGCTCCGACCCCGGTCGCGCTGCTCGACATGAGCTTCAAGGAGCTGAAGCTGGTCGGCTCGCGGGTCTACACGCGGGAGGAATTCCGCCGCGCCACCGAGCTTGTCGCGCAGCTCGAGGCGCCGCTGCTGAACCTGATCACCCGGATCGTGCCGCTCAGCGCCGCGGGTGATGTCTTCGACCTGGTCACGGATCCGGACGCGGGCATGGTCAAGGTGCTGGTCGACTGCCGGGCGTGA